One Telluria mixta DNA window includes the following coding sequences:
- a CDS encoding helix-turn-helix transcriptional regulator: protein MQTKVIRIADIATTPTKPGMLPVSPATIWRWVRDGKFPKPFNIGARTTVWDYDEIQTYIARQAGTPL, encoded by the coding sequence ATGCAAACCAAAGTCATTCGTATCGCGGACATCGCGACTACGCCCACTAAGCCCGGCATGCTGCCGGTTAGCCCGGCAACCATCTGGCGCTGGGTCCGCGACGGCAAGTTCCCCAAGCCGTTCAATATCGGTGCCCGCACTACGGTATGGGACTACGACGAAATCCAAACTTACATCGCCCGCCAAGCCGGCACGCCGTTGTAA